In Puntigrus tetrazona isolate hp1 chromosome 24, ASM1883169v1, whole genome shotgun sequence, a genomic segment contains:
- the LOC122330103 gene encoding transcription factor 24-like → MVGRQSIRMDGIGSVTVMDDSPASSPNSSPSPDTLSADSRRAEALSRSRVVPSSGFGGRGRPAAANAARERSRVQTLRHAFLELQRTLPSVPPDTKLSKLDVLILATTYIAHLTRTLQEEGMEEDNSKQTEALNSLKGDGYLHPVKKWPMRSRLYVGATGQFLGNSNENQGASSSSSQT, encoded by the exons ATGGTTGGAAGGCAGTCGATTCGTATGGATGGCATTGGTTCTGTGACAGTTATGGATGACAGTCCCGCATCAAGCCCCAACTCTAGCCCCAGCCCTGACACGCTCTCGGCGGACAGCCGGCGCGCAGAGGCCCTGTCCCGCTCCAGGGTGGTCCCTTCTAGCGGCTTCGGTGGCAGAGGGAGACCCGCGGCGGCCAACGCAGCGCGCGAAAGGAGTCGCGTCCAGACGCTCAGGCACGCGTTCCTCGAGCTACAGAGAACACTGCCGTCGGTGCCGCCGGACACCAAACTCTCCAAACTCGACGTCTTGATACTGGCAACCACGTACATAGCGCATTTAACGAGAACCTTGCAAGAAGAAGGGATGGAAGAGGACAACTCTAAACAAACTGAAGCTTTGAACTCGCTTAAGGGAGATGGCTACCTACATCCTGTGAAA aaatggCCGATGCGTTCAAGATTATATGTCGGTGCCACTGGACAGTTCCTGGGTAACTCAAACGAAAATCAAGGggcatcttcatcatcatctcaaACATAG